In Candidatus Planktophila sp., one genomic interval encodes:
- a CDS encoding MFS transporter, with the protein MNPAFNRMWASSIVSNLSDGVMLAAVPLLAISLTDSPVLISSIGAMVMLPWLFFAIPIGALVDRVDRRYILAGANAIRSGVVGVLALLIAMDLVTIFWLLATAFIIGTCEVAADTTAQSLIPQILDEKDYEKGNSRLQISETVIQGFIGAPISGFIYALAIYLPFFFNSLGFAVSALLALSIPIKYLQDARVEVAEKAPSHFIADMKFGILYLFNQKILRRLVLTTATIGLCYSMGTATMVLFIIKELELPERLFGVILAIQGVGSIVGAFAAPRLSSRFGRSKLMTFGIVSSSVSLLLQGFSPNIYVFVALATFAGFAISQWNILLMSTYQSVIPNELYGRIHGTRRTLVWGLMPFGSLLGGVLANFDLRLPMYVSGVLATVIATLSISFFLKIAENSRSESTA; encoded by the coding sequence ATGAACCCCGCCTTTAATCGAATGTGGGCATCCAGCATTGTTTCAAATCTCTCCGATGGAGTCATGCTCGCGGCTGTACCTCTGCTTGCAATTTCATTAACAGATAGCCCTGTCTTGATCTCCTCAATTGGTGCGATGGTTATGCTGCCTTGGTTGTTTTTTGCAATACCCATCGGAGCGCTGGTAGATCGAGTAGATCGGCGATATATCTTGGCCGGAGCAAATGCAATCCGTAGCGGAGTCGTAGGTGTTCTAGCTCTGCTAATTGCAATGGATCTTGTAACCATCTTCTGGCTATTAGCAACGGCTTTTATTATCGGAACCTGTGAGGTTGCCGCCGATACAACGGCTCAATCATTAATTCCTCAAATTTTGGATGAGAAAGATTATGAGAAAGGCAACTCTAGGCTCCAAATTTCAGAGACAGTTATCCAAGGCTTTATTGGAGCCCCTATAAGTGGCTTCATATATGCATTAGCAATTTATCTACCTTTCTTCTTTAACAGCTTAGGTTTTGCTGTATCTGCATTGCTAGCGCTGTCAATTCCAATTAAGTATCTACAAGATGCTCGAGTAGAAGTTGCAGAAAAGGCGCCAAGCCATTTCATCGCAGATATGAAGTTTGGTATTTTATATCTGTTCAATCAGAAGATATTGCGACGTTTGGTACTAACAACAGCAACCATTGGACTCTGTTATTCCATGGGAACTGCAACGATGGTTCTCTTCATCATTAAAGAGTTGGAGTTACCGGAGAGATTGTTTGGAGTTATTTTGGCAATCCAAGGAGTTGGATCGATTGTGGGAGCATTTGCTGCGCCACGGCTGTCCAGTAGGTTTGGTCGAAGTAAATTAATGACATTTGGGATAGTTTCAAGTTCAGTCTCATTGCTTCTTCAAGGTTTCTCGCCAAATATCTATGTCTTTGTAGCCCTGGCAACCTTTGCCGGATTTGCAATCTCTCAGTGGAATATTTTGCTGATGTCTACGTATCAAAGTGTAATTCCGAATGAACTTTATGGTCGCATTCATGGAACCCGCCGCACTTTGGTATGGGGATTGATGCCCTTCGGCTCACTCCTTGGTGGCGTCTTGGCTAACTTTGACCTCCGTCTGCCCATGTATGTGAGTGGCGTTCTAGCCACCGTGATTGCAACTCTTTCAATAAGTTTCTTTCTTAAAATCGCTGAAAATTCTCGGTCTGAAAGTACAGCCTGA
- a CDS encoding RDD family protein, translated as MNRKIIREYEEAPVKTASVFSKSEPRVTNSQSSRSEVYTSLSNRGSAKNSRVEKYGRFATPQSRLIAFVIDAAIFGFGLGIVWIIWFITLAEKGTTPGHYLMGQVIVDAKSGEVFGWKKMVVREVLIKGLMQWILGGFLFMANYLIDASFIFTSKQRTLHDLMVGSHVIQCSDKTIIKKLKVEEIDGWLNK; from the coding sequence ATGAATAGAAAAATCATTAGAGAGTACGAAGAAGCACCAGTAAAGACAGCCTCAGTTTTCTCAAAGTCAGAGCCAAGAGTCACGAATTCACAATCTTCAAGATCCGAGGTTTACACAAGCCTCTCTAATCGAGGCTCTGCAAAAAATTCCAGAGTAGAAAAATATGGCCGGTTCGCAACCCCTCAATCTCGATTGATTGCATTCGTGATAGACGCGGCTATTTTCGGATTTGGTCTAGGTATTGTCTGGATTATTTGGTTCATCACTCTTGCCGAAAAGGGCACCACCCCTGGCCACTATTTGATGGGTCAAGTGATTGTCGATGCAAAATCCGGAGAAGTCTTCGGCTGGAAAAAAATGGTGGTACGCGAAGTTCTCATCAAGGGTCTCATGCAGTGGATTCTTGGAGGCTTCTTGTTCATGGCCAACTACCTCATTGATGCCTCATTTATCTTTACAAGCAAACAAAGGACGTTACATGACTTAATGGTTGGCTCACACGTAATTCAATGCAGTGACAAAACAATCATTAAGAAATTGAAAGTTGAAGAGATCGATGGGTGGCTAAATAAATAA
- a CDS encoding YceI family protein translates to MTSSTISSLTGTYTIDASHSQIGFTARHLMVTKVRGAFNEFSGGGIIDFETPANSKVELKIQAASIDTRNADRDGHLKGSDFFDMEKFPEITFVSTSAVKNGDAYAVTGDLTIKGVTKPVTVEFDFTGTAVDPWGNTRIGFEGKTTIDRTEWGVNWNTALEAGGVLVSEKINLEFELSAIRSADVA, encoded by the coding sequence ATGACAAGTTCAACTATTTCATCGTTAACCGGAACATACACAATTGATGCCAGCCATAGCCAGATTGGCTTCACAGCCCGCCATTTAATGGTGACTAAAGTCCGTGGCGCATTCAACGAGTTTTCAGGTGGCGGAATCATCGATTTCGAGACTCCTGCCAACTCAAAGGTCGAACTAAAGATCCAGGCAGCAAGTATCGATACTCGAAATGCTGATCGTGATGGCCACCTCAAGGGCAGCGACTTCTTCGACATGGAAAAGTTCCCAGAGATCACATTTGTTTCAACATCTGCTGTAAAGAATGGTGATGCCTATGCAGTGACAGGCGATCTCACAATCAAGGGAGTTACCAAGCCTGTAACAGTTGAGTTTGACTTCACTGGAACAGCCGTTGATCCATGGGGTAACACTCGTATTGGTTTCGAAGGCAAGACAACAATTGATCGCACCGAATGGGGCGTTAATTGGAACACAGCACTTGAGGCTGGTGGCGTTCTTGTAAGCGAGAAGATCAACCTTGAGTTTGAGCTTTCTGCTATCCGAAGTGCAGACGTCGCCTAA